A genomic region of Micromonospora sp. NBRC 110009 contains the following coding sequences:
- a CDS encoding septum formation family protein, giving the protein MRRWRGLVAAALSTVALAGCGTPAGLDGDLTDDWRPVGAVTQFAPKAGDCHLIAAPTSYLTSYQPVDCARAHLVETFHLGTFTGPLAERPTPPKVGSAALRPAFAECAAKATAFVGGDWRGARLTIQVVPPSPPGWQGGARWFRCDMYELNAIDGDPDYAHGQSDLASQHAGSLRGALKGASPLAYGCLTTTSWDSFLQTSCTKSHQYEYVGTWTAPDGRFEEAAAGRETSIHARCRTLVARYAKVPVDRALPYRTGTAFRLPSEEAWARGDRGIRCFYWSSGKKVTRSIRGGGPRVLPIG; this is encoded by the coding sequence ATGCGACGGTGGCGGGGCCTGGTGGCGGCTGCCCTGAGCACGGTGGCGCTGGCGGGCTGCGGGACGCCGGCCGGCCTGGACGGCGACCTGACCGACGACTGGCGGCCGGTGGGCGCCGTCACGCAGTTCGCGCCGAAGGCGGGCGACTGCCACCTGATCGCCGCCCCGACCAGCTACCTGACCAGCTACCAGCCGGTCGACTGCGCCCGGGCGCACCTGGTGGAGACCTTCCACCTGGGCACGTTCACCGGCCCGCTCGCCGAGCGGCCCACCCCGCCGAAGGTCGGGTCCGCCGCGCTCCGACCCGCGTTCGCCGAGTGTGCCGCGAAGGCGACGGCGTTCGTCGGCGGCGACTGGCGGGGCGCCCGCCTGACGATCCAGGTGGTGCCGCCGTCGCCCCCGGGCTGGCAGGGCGGCGCCCGCTGGTTCCGCTGCGACATGTACGAACTGAACGCAATCGACGGCGATCCCGACTACGCCCACGGTCAGAGCGACCTCGCCAGCCAGCACGCCGGCAGCCTGCGGGGCGCGTTGAAGGGAGCGTCGCCGCTGGCGTACGGCTGCCTGACGACGACCTCGTGGGACAGCTTCCTGCAGACCTCCTGCACGAAGAGCCACCAGTACGAGTACGTCGGCACGTGGACCGCGCCGGACGGGCGGTTCGAGGAGGCCGCCGCCGGCCGGGAGACGAGCATCCACGCCCGGTGCCGGACCCTCGTCGCCCGGTACGCGAAGGTCCCGGTCGACCGCGCGCTGCCCTACCGGACCGGCACGGCGTTCCGGTTGCCGTCCGAGGAGGCGTGGGCCCGGGGTGACCGCGGCATCCGCTGCTTCTACTGGTCCAGCGGGAAGAAGGTGACCCGCTCGATCAGGGGCGGTGGCCCGCGGGTGCTGCCGATCGGCTGA
- a CDS encoding GlxA family transcriptional regulator produces MARVVFLLVPQVHLLDLAGPAQVFSTAADLGYDYRLHYVAATPEVPTVQGVTLRADTDWPPLDRNDLLVVPGWRVSAHGPAGPVGGDDLRRLADHHAAGGVVASVCAGAFALGRAGLLDGRRCTTHHEVQDELARRHRAARVVRDVLYVVDDRVVTSAGIASGIDVALHLMATRHGPAAAARIARALVVYARRNGDEQQASAMMRHRSHLSDAVHRAQDLIDAHYAEPLPLAELAAACGVSERTLSRLFRQATGLTPLGYQQLLRVERAEHLIGHGATVEAAARAVGFTDARMLRRLRARTRPTLAPAG; encoded by the coding sequence GTGGCCCGGGTCGTCTTCCTCCTGGTCCCGCAGGTGCACCTGCTGGACCTCGCCGGCCCGGCCCAGGTCTTCTCCACCGCCGCCGACCTCGGATACGACTACCGGCTGCACTACGTCGCCGCCACCCCGGAGGTGCCGACCGTGCAGGGAGTGACCCTGCGGGCCGACACCGACTGGCCCCCGCTGGACCGGAACGACCTGCTGGTCGTACCGGGGTGGCGGGTGTCGGCGCACGGCCCGGCGGGGCCGGTCGGCGGCGACGACCTGCGGCGGCTGGCCGACCACCACGCGGCCGGCGGCGTCGTGGCGAGCGTCTGCGCCGGGGCCTTCGCGCTGGGCCGGGCCGGCCTGCTCGACGGGCGGCGCTGCACCACCCACCACGAGGTGCAGGACGAGCTGGCCCGCCGGCACCGGGCGGCCCGGGTGGTCCGGGATGTGCTCTACGTGGTCGACGACCGGGTGGTCACCTCGGCCGGCATCGCCAGCGGCATCGACGTGGCGCTGCACCTGATGGCCACCCGGCACGGCCCGGCGGCGGCGGCCCGGATCGCCCGCGCCCTCGTCGTCTACGCCCGGCGCAACGGGGACGAACAGCAGGCCAGCGCCATGATGCGGCACCGCTCGCACCTGTCCGACGCGGTGCACCGCGCGCAGGACCTGATCGACGCCCACTACGCCGAGCCGCTGCCGCTGGCCGAGCTGGCCGCCGCCTGCGGCGTCTCCGAGCGCACGCTGAGCCGGCTGTTCCGGCAGGCCACCGGGCTGACCCCGCTCGGCTACCAGCAGCTGCTGCGGGTGGAGCGGGCCGAGCACCTGATCGGGCACGGCGCCACCGTGGAGGCCGCGGCCCGGGCGGTCGGCTTCACCGACGCCCGGATGCTCCGCCGGCTGCGCGCCCGCACCCGCCCCACCCTGGCCCCCGCCGGCTGA
- a CDS encoding lysophospholipid acyltransferase family protein, producing MSELVYPPVIAAAKTMFRVLDLRLTVEGSHHVPRTGGAVLASNHVSYLDFIFCGYGALESRRLVRFMAKDSVFRHKVSGPLMRGMKHIPVNRAAGAGSYAAAVGALRRGEVVGVFPEATISRSFTVKDLKNGAARMAQEAGVPLLPVALWGTQRLWTKGRPRTLTRRHTPITILVGEPMDPAAHPDATTLTAELRTRLAGLVDRAQRNYPEQPAGPDDAWWQPAHLGGGAPTPEEAAALDRPGRGARSAS from the coding sequence ATGTCGGAACTCGTGTATCCGCCCGTGATCGCCGCCGCCAAGACGATGTTCCGGGTCCTCGACCTGCGGCTCACCGTCGAGGGCAGCCACCACGTGCCGCGTACCGGCGGCGCCGTGCTGGCCAGCAACCACGTCAGCTACCTGGACTTCATCTTCTGCGGCTACGGCGCACTCGAGTCCCGTCGCCTGGTCCGGTTCATGGCCAAGGACTCCGTCTTCCGGCACAAGGTCTCCGGCCCGCTGATGCGGGGCATGAAGCACATCCCGGTGAACCGGGCGGCCGGCGCCGGGTCGTACGCCGCGGCGGTCGGCGCGCTGCGTCGCGGCGAGGTGGTCGGGGTCTTCCCGGAGGCGACCATCAGCCGCTCCTTCACCGTCAAGGACCTGAAGAACGGCGCCGCCCGGATGGCGCAGGAGGCCGGGGTGCCACTGCTGCCGGTCGCCCTCTGGGGCACCCAGCGGCTCTGGACCAAGGGCCGGCCGCGCACCCTGACCCGTCGGCACACCCCGATCACCATCCTGGTCGGCGAGCCGATGGACCCGGCCGCCCATCCGGACGCCACCACGCTGACCGCCGAGCTGCGCACCCGGCTCGCCGGACTGGTCGACCGGGCCCAGCGGAACTACCCGGAGCAGCCGGCCGGCCCGGACGACGCCTGGTGGCAGCCGGCCCACCTGGGGGGCGGCGCGCCCACCCCGGAGGAGGCCGCCGCGCTGGACCGCCCGGGCCGCGGCGCCCGCAGCGCCTCCTGA
- a CDS encoding sensor histidine kinase yields MPVVAATTSPPAPLDQPGAGAFTLVFTTLPALLRLTCGLVAAVVALAVRTPPVRVGLLVPAVAVLTAWSVWYAVRALRHGATGPLVAGDVALTTAAALAIPWLVAPEVLPGEVSWIAVLASTTVINAQATSPARWSIPAALLVTAGYAAGATAAGNPVEARAHAVTLLVQAGITAVLTAVMRSRIGRADAAFADYQRLAREAAAARAARDAERRQNRDLHDTLLGTLTMVGLGAVPGPSATLRERCAADLRALAALADARSAPAAGPVALDDRLRAALTRLPDLPVTATLAPCVVPAEVAGALADSAAAALANVARHAPGAHATLRLARDAETVVVEVADDGPGFDPTTVPAHRYGLRESVIGRMSTVGGRAEVTSAPGAGTRIRLEWTGGY; encoded by the coding sequence ATGCCGGTCGTAGCCGCCACGACATCGCCACCGGCCCCGCTGGACCAGCCGGGCGCCGGCGCGTTCACCCTCGTCTTCACCACCCTGCCGGCGCTGCTCCGGCTCACCTGCGGCCTGGTCGCCGCGGTGGTGGCCCTCGCGGTCCGCACCCCACCCGTCCGGGTGGGGCTGCTGGTCCCGGCGGTGGCCGTGCTGACCGCCTGGTCCGTCTGGTACGCCGTCCGCGCGCTGCGGCACGGGGCCACCGGCCCGCTGGTCGCCGGCGACGTCGCGCTCACCACCGCGGCCGCACTGGCGATCCCGTGGCTGGTCGCGCCGGAGGTGCTTCCAGGGGAAGTGAGCTGGATCGCGGTGCTCGCCAGCACCACCGTCATCAACGCCCAGGCCACCTCGCCGGCGCGCTGGTCGATCCCGGCCGCGCTGCTGGTCACGGCCGGCTACGCGGCCGGCGCGACGGCCGCCGGCAACCCGGTCGAGGCGCGGGCGCACGCCGTGACGCTGCTGGTGCAGGCCGGCATCACGGCGGTGCTGACCGCGGTGATGCGCTCCCGGATCGGGCGCGCCGACGCCGCCTTCGCCGACTACCAGCGGCTGGCCCGCGAGGCGGCGGCCGCGCGGGCCGCCCGGGACGCCGAGCGGCGACAGAACCGCGACCTGCACGACACCCTCCTCGGCACGCTGACCATGGTCGGCCTCGGCGCGGTCCCGGGCCCGTCGGCCACGCTGCGCGAGCGGTGCGCGGCGGACCTGCGTGCCCTCGCCGCGCTGGCCGACGCCAGGTCGGCGCCGGCGGCCGGCCCGGTCGCGCTGGACGACCGGCTGCGGGCCGCCCTGACCCGGCTGCCCGACCTGCCGGTGACCGCGACGCTCGCCCCGTGCGTGGTGCCGGCGGAGGTCGCCGGCGCGCTCGCCGACAGCGCCGCCGCCGCCCTCGCGAACGTGGCCCGGCACGCGCCGGGCGCGCACGCCACGCTGCGCCTGGCCCGGGACGCGGAGACCGTCGTGGTCGAGGTGGCCGACGACGGTCCCGGCTTCGACCCGACCACCGTCCCCGCCCACCGGTACGGACTGCGGGAGTCCGTCATCGGGCGGATGTCCACCGTGGGCGGCCGGGCAGAGGTGACGTCCGCCCCTGGTGCCGGCACCCGGATCCGGCTGGAGTGGACCGGTGGCTACTGA
- a CDS encoding class I SAM-dependent methyltransferase gives MPHHRPAEPDIQRYYTEVFDEADRLHRTPQGRLEARRTRDLLARLLPAPPATVLDVGGGTGAYAGWLASAGHRVHLVDLVPAHVAAARAAYPEVTATVGDARALPLPDDSVDATLLLGPLYHLTGRADRVTALREAARLTRPGGPVVAAVISRNAALIDLTAQGRVDERSRPLLLGAYATGVNDPETGFTTAYFHRPEQVVAEFTAAGLPAPTVYGVEGPLWPLLNTLDTGSEDRLFADAVACAEAFERDPAVLGASSHLLAVAPA, from the coding sequence ATGCCGCACCATCGACCGGCGGAGCCGGACATCCAGCGCTACTACACCGAGGTGTTCGACGAGGCGGATCGGCTGCACCGGACGCCGCAGGGCCGGCTGGAGGCACGGCGCACCCGGGACCTGCTCGCCCGCCTGCTCCCCGCGCCGCCGGCGACCGTGCTGGACGTCGGCGGGGGCACCGGCGCGTACGCGGGGTGGCTGGCGTCGGCCGGGCACCGGGTGCACCTGGTCGACCTGGTGCCGGCGCACGTGGCCGCCGCAAGGGCGGCGTACCCGGAGGTCACCGCGACGGTCGGGGACGCTCGTGCCCTGCCGTTGCCGGACGACTCGGTCGACGCGACCCTGCTGCTCGGCCCGCTCTACCACCTGACCGGCCGGGCGGACCGGGTGACCGCGCTGCGCGAGGCGGCCCGGCTCACCCGCCCCGGTGGGCCGGTGGTCGCGGCGGTGATCAGCCGCAACGCGGCCCTGATCGACCTGACCGCGCAGGGGCGGGTGGACGAGCGCAGCCGCCCCCTGCTGCTCGGGGCGTACGCCACCGGGGTGAACGACCCGGAGACCGGCTTCACCACCGCCTACTTCCACCGCCCGGAGCAGGTGGTGGCGGAGTTCACCGCGGCGGGCCTGCCGGCCCCGACGGTGTACGGGGTGGAGGGTCCGCTGTGGCCACTGCTGAACACGCTGGACACCGGCTCGGAGGACCGGCTCTTCGCCGACGCGGTCGCCTGCGCCGAGGCGTTCGAGCGGGATCCGGCGGTGCTCGGCGCCAGCTCCCACCTGCTGGCGGTGGCGCCCGCCTGA
- a CDS encoding isochorismatase family protein: MSRAALVVIDVQESFRQRPNWAYASQPAIVDQVNKLVDAARHRGDLVVWVLHAEPGTGGVFDPANGHVRLINGLAPAAGEPTLVKTSHNAFTTTNLQQLLTLAGIRDLTVCGIRTEQCVETTTRVGADLGYEMTFVTDATVTFPTPHRDLPADASLEEILADPRTLSTADMIARTEYALAGRFATVRTVAEVVRQLPLGASGGAPRPGAVDAIPVGA; this comes from the coding sequence ATGAGCAGAGCAGCACTCGTCGTCATCGACGTCCAGGAGTCCTTCCGGCAGCGCCCCAACTGGGCGTACGCCTCCCAGCCCGCCATCGTCGACCAGGTCAACAAGCTGGTCGACGCGGCCCGCCACCGCGGCGACCTGGTGGTATGGGTCCTGCACGCCGAGCCGGGCACCGGTGGCGTGTTCGACCCGGCCAACGGGCACGTCCGGCTGATCAACGGCCTCGCCCCGGCCGCCGGGGAGCCGACGCTGGTGAAGACGTCGCACAACGCCTTCACCACGACCAACCTCCAGCAGCTCCTCACCCTCGCCGGGATCCGGGACCTCACGGTCTGCGGCATCCGGACCGAGCAGTGCGTCGAGACCACCACCCGGGTCGGCGCCGACCTGGGCTACGAGATGACCTTCGTGACCGACGCGACGGTCACCTTCCCCACGCCGCACCGCGACCTGCCGGCGGACGCCTCGCTGGAGGAGATCCTCGCCGACCCGCGCACCCTCTCCACCGCCGACATGATCGCCCGCACCGAGTACGCCCTCGCCGGCCGGTTCGCCACCGTGCGGACGGTCGCCGAGGTCGTGCGACAACTCCCGCTCGGCGCGTCCGGCGGCGCGCCGCGACCCGGAGCCGTCGACGCGATCCCGGTCGGAGCCTGA
- a CDS encoding sigma-70 family RNA polymerase sigma factor, whose translation MGRARREGGTVTVTSEEFGRRTGPYRPELLAHCYRMLGSVHEAEDLVQETLLRAWRAFDRYDEGRASLRTWLHRIATNACLTALRGRARRPLPSDFVAPNPDPAAPMVVGEVPWLQPLPDALLDPATVVAARGSLRLALVAALQLLPPRQRAVLILREVLDWSAAEIAEALETTPAAVNSGLQRARARLGATAVREEQVAEPADPEQRALVDRYVAAFERADVAALTRLLTDDAVLEMPPVLNWYVGRDRYGRFIARILALRGTDWRLVPTAANGQPALAAYVRDGDAYLPHTLQVLTVTGGRVSRNVVFQDRAVFAAFGLAPLPADPAATPVSRSAAPAGHRP comes from the coding sequence ATGGGGAGGGCGCGGCGGGAGGGCGGAACGGTGACGGTGACCAGCGAGGAGTTCGGCCGGCGGACCGGCCCGTACCGGCCGGAGCTGCTGGCCCACTGCTACCGGATGCTCGGCTCGGTGCACGAGGCGGAGGACCTGGTGCAGGAGACGCTGCTGCGGGCATGGCGGGCCTTCGACCGGTACGACGAAGGCCGCGCCTCGCTGCGCACCTGGCTGCACCGGATCGCCACCAACGCCTGCCTCACCGCGCTGCGCGGCCGCGCCCGCCGGCCACTGCCCTCGGACTTCGTGGCACCGAACCCGGACCCGGCGGCGCCGATGGTGGTCGGCGAGGTGCCCTGGTTGCAGCCGCTGCCGGACGCCCTGCTCGACCCGGCCACCGTGGTCGCCGCCCGGGGCAGCCTGCGGCTCGCGCTGGTCGCCGCGCTGCAGCTGCTGCCGCCCCGGCAGCGGGCCGTCCTGATCCTGCGCGAGGTCCTCGACTGGTCGGCCGCCGAGATCGCCGAGGCCCTGGAGACCACGCCCGCGGCGGTGAACAGCGGGCTGCAGCGGGCCCGGGCCCGGCTCGGCGCGACGGCGGTCCGCGAGGAGCAGGTGGCCGAGCCGGCCGACCCGGAGCAGCGGGCGCTGGTCGACCGGTACGTGGCGGCGTTCGAGCGGGCCGACGTGGCCGCGCTGACCCGGCTGCTCACCGACGACGCGGTGCTGGAGATGCCGCCGGTGCTCAACTGGTACGTCGGCCGGGACCGCTACGGCCGGTTCATCGCCCGGATCCTGGCGCTGCGCGGCACCGACTGGCGACTGGTCCCCACCGCGGCGAACGGGCAGCCCGCGCTGGCCGCGTACGTGCGGGACGGGGACGCGTACCTGCCGCACACCCTCCAGGTGCTCACCGTCACCGGTGGGCGGGTCAGCCGCAACGTGGTCTTCCAGGACCGGGCGGTGTTCGCCGCGTTCGGGCTGGCGCCACTGCCGGCCGACCCGGCAGCGACGCCGGTCAGCCGATCGGCAGCACCCGCGGGCCACCGCCCCTGA
- a CDS encoding response regulator — protein MDADPVAEGVTGGRPIRVAIVDDHPVVIDGVRAWLAGEPRLRVLATGDDPDAVLLNAPDADVVLLDLRLHGRMVIDKLAELSSAGRRVVVYSEHTDPDTMLAALDAGAVAFLAKHEGREHCVATVLAAATDRPYVPPALAGAMVGDHRPDRPALSDKEREALLLWFQSMSKASVARRMRISEHTVKQYVDRARIKYTRAGRPAATKAALLARAIEDGLVRPEEIGTYRSEAQSDRPTP, from the coding sequence ATGGACGCAGATCCGGTGGCGGAGGGCGTGACCGGCGGACGGCCGATCCGGGTGGCGATCGTGGACGACCACCCGGTGGTGATCGACGGGGTGCGCGCCTGGCTGGCCGGCGAGCCGCGGCTGCGCGTACTGGCCACCGGGGACGATCCGGACGCGGTGCTGCTGAACGCTCCGGACGCCGACGTGGTCCTGCTCGACCTGCGGCTGCACGGGCGGATGGTGATCGACAAGCTGGCCGAGCTGAGCAGCGCCGGGCGGCGGGTGGTCGTCTACTCCGAACACACCGACCCGGACACGATGCTCGCCGCGCTGGACGCCGGCGCGGTGGCGTTCCTCGCCAAGCACGAGGGGCGCGAGCACTGCGTGGCGACCGTGCTCGCGGCGGCGACCGACCGGCCGTACGTGCCGCCGGCGTTGGCCGGGGCGATGGTGGGCGACCACCGGCCGGACCGGCCGGCGCTCTCCGACAAGGAGCGTGAGGCGCTGCTGCTGTGGTTCCAGTCGATGTCGAAGGCGTCGGTGGCGCGCCGGATGCGGATCAGCGAGCACACCGTGAAGCAGTACGTGGACCGGGCGCGGATCAAGTACACCCGGGCGGGCCGACCGGCCGCGACCAAGGCGGCGCTGCTCGCCCGGGCGATCGAGGACGGCCTCGTCCGGCCGGAGGAGATCGGCACCTACCGGTCAGAGGCGCAGTCCGATAGGCCGACCCCCTAA